The following coding sequences lie in one Vibrio splendidus genomic window:
- a CDS encoding DOPA 4,5-dioxygenase family protein, whose translation MYHGHIYFPLRFAEQAETLRQKILSERKDVLETFPLIQRLVGPHKMPMFEIHFSNKESGIVEWLEQERGDMSVLIHPVTSGEETLDHTVRAIWLGRELGVFEDTLTS comes from the coding sequence ATGTACCACGGTCATATCTATTTCCCTCTGCGCTTTGCAGAGCAGGCAGAAACACTGCGTCAGAAAATTCTATCAGAACGTAAAGATGTGTTAGAGACTTTCCCATTAATACAGCGTTTGGTTGGGCCACATAAGATGCCGATGTTTGAGATTCACTTTTCGAACAAAGAGTCGGGCATTGTTGAGTGGTTGGAGCAAGAGCGCGGCGATATGTCGGTGTTGATTCACCCAGTAACGAGCGGTGAAGAAACGCTAGACCACACGGTTCGAGCTATTTGGCTTGGTCGTGAGCTGGGTGTGTTTGAAGATACGCTGACTAGCTAA
- a CDS encoding sterol desaturase family protein — MDFTLDSIGSFLSQTFTETSIILTETWVDDNFLLLALALFIFELIRYAFKKKLSWNMLGDSATNLVTLFFLLVTLFFVGLAYVGAFVYAYENFSLTQLPISGWTILGCLILADLAYYWEHRFLHSNGLAWGTHSVHHSSPYFNISVAYRFGPLDWLFPFFFYLPLILLGFNPFVVLMCETFVQLFQTLLHTETVRRLPRPVEAVFNTPSHHRVHHATNKQYLDKNYAGILIIWDRMFGTFAKEEQEVTYGVIPRINSVNPFKVYFHGYVKLCQQLWHAPNWNYRLQLLIQPPIWAWKREREIK; from the coding sequence ATGGATTTCACTTTGGATAGCATTGGGAGCTTTCTCTCTCAAACATTCACAGAAACAAGCATCATCCTTACCGAGACTTGGGTAGATGATAATTTTCTACTGCTTGCTCTGGCTCTGTTTATCTTTGAGCTTATCCGCTATGCCTTTAAGAAAAAGCTCAGCTGGAACATGTTGGGAGATAGCGCGACCAACTTAGTCACCTTATTCTTCTTATTGGTTACCCTTTTCTTTGTCGGGTTAGCCTATGTCGGTGCTTTTGTTTACGCCTACGAAAATTTCAGCCTAACTCAGCTACCAATATCTGGTTGGACGATTCTAGGTTGTTTGATCTTGGCCGATCTCGCGTACTACTGGGAACACAGATTTTTGCACAGTAATGGTTTAGCATGGGGAACGCACTCTGTTCACCATAGCTCCCCTTACTTTAACATCTCGGTCGCCTATCGCTTTGGGCCATTAGATTGGTTATTCCCATTCTTCTTTTATCTGCCACTCATTTTGCTTGGCTTTAACCCATTTGTTGTCCTGATGTGTGAAACATTTGTTCAGCTGTTCCAAACGCTATTGCACACTGAAACCGTTAGACGACTTCCTCGCCCTGTCGAAGCGGTGTTTAATACGCCTTCACACCACAGAGTCCATCATGCGACCAACAAACAGTATCTTGATAAAAACTATGCGGGAATACTGATCATTTGGGATCGCATGTTCGGTACTTTTGCCAAAGAAGAGCAAGAAGTCACCTATGGCGTCATTCCTCGAATCAACTCTGTGAACCCATTTAAGGTATATTTCCACGGCTACGTTAAACTGTGCCAACAATTATGGCATGCGCCAAATTGGAACTACCGATTACAACTTCTTATTCAGCCGCCTATTTGGGCTTGGAAAAGAGAACGAGAAATAAAGTAA
- the fruB gene encoding fused PTS fructose transporter subunit IIA/HPr protein, with protein sequence MLKLSKSDITLGQTADDKFKAIQNIAGDLTAKGLVDSGYVEGMLNRENQNSTFLGNGIAIPHGTTDTRGLVKETGVAVHHFPEGIDWADGNRVYVAIGIAAKSDEHLGILKQLTKVLAADGVEEKLKQAKSEDEIIALLNGEVQLEADLDASLVQLLFPASDMIQMSAVAGGLLKNTGCTDNAFVADLVTKTPTHLGQGLWLLGSDKGVTRTGVSFVSTANHCEFEGTPVKALVAFAACNSAHQSILANLSKMVFEGKQQQLLTADAAQVIGLLKGEAVSTASQDDDNCAVFKIKNAHGLHARPGAMLVAEAKKFESTIRVSNLDGDGKEVNAKSLMKVIALGVKHGHQLQFVAEGEDAAQALESIGKAIASGLGEG encoded by the coding sequence ATGCTTAAATTATCAAAATCTGACATCACTCTTGGTCAAACGGCCGATGACAAATTCAAAGCTATCCAGAACATTGCTGGCGACCTAACCGCGAAAGGCTTAGTTGACTCTGGCTACGTTGAAGGAATGCTGAACCGCGAAAACCAGAACTCAACGTTCCTAGGTAACGGCATCGCGATTCCTCACGGCACCACGGATACGCGTGGCCTAGTAAAAGAGACAGGCGTTGCGGTACACCACTTCCCTGAAGGTATTGATTGGGCAGACGGCAACCGTGTTTACGTAGCAATTGGTATTGCAGCTAAATCTGACGAGCACTTAGGCATTCTTAAGCAACTAACGAAAGTGCTAGCGGCTGACGGCGTTGAAGAGAAATTAAAGCAAGCGAAATCAGAAGACGAAATCATCGCCCTACTTAACGGCGAAGTTCAACTAGAAGCCGACCTAGACGCTTCTTTAGTTCAGCTGTTGTTCCCTGCAAGCGACATGATTCAAATGTCTGCAGTGGCGGGCGGCCTACTTAAGAACACAGGTTGCACTGACAACGCATTCGTTGCCGACCTAGTGACGAAAACACCGACTCACCTAGGCCAAGGCCTGTGGTTGTTGGGCAGCGACAAAGGCGTAACACGCACTGGCGTATCGTTCGTTTCAACAGCCAACCATTGTGAATTCGAAGGCACACCAGTTAAAGCATTGGTGGCATTCGCCGCTTGTAACAGCGCGCACCAATCTATTCTGGCAAACCTAAGCAAGATGGTTTTCGAAGGTAAACAGCAACAACTGTTAACTGCTGATGCCGCACAAGTGATTGGTCTTCTGAAAGGTGAAGCGGTTTCTACAGCTTCTCAAGACGATGACAACTGCGCAGTATTCAAAATCAAAAACGCACACGGCCTGCACGCTCGTCCGGGCGCAATGTTGGTGGCTGAAGCGAAGAAATTCGAATCAACGATCCGTGTTTCAAACCTAGATGGCGACGGAAAAGAAGTGAACGCGAAGAGCTTGATGAAAGTAATCGCACTTGGCGTTAAACACGGCCACCAGCTTCAGTTTGTTGCTGAAGGTGAAGATGCAGCACAAGCACTTGAATCGATTGGTAAAGCTATCGCTTCAGGCCTTGGCGAAGGTTAA
- the fruA gene encoding PTS fructose transporter subunit IIBC → MNITIITACPSGVANSIIAAGLLEQATKALGWNAAIECQSSVLPDSTVSQDTIDSSDVVVIAANTNVDKARFVGKKVYQSAISECTADAKAFLEKAVAEATVLDASQVETTVEVTGTSVNSSTTASTGSKKIVAITACPTGVAHTFMAAEALEAEGKRLGHQIKVETRGSVGAKNQLTDQEIADADLVIIAADIDVPLDRFNGKALYKTTTSPALKKTKQEMEKAFAEAKPYQHTASSNSAPADEKKGVYKHLMTGVSHMLPVVVAGGLIIALSFVFGIEAFKEEGTLAAALMTIGGGSAFALMIPVLAGFIAFSIADRPGLAPGLIGGMLASSTGAGFLGGIAAGFIAGYAAKFIADKVQLPQSMEALKPILIIPFIASLFTGLVMVYIVGGPVSGVMSAMTTFLNNMGTSNAILLGVILGAMMCFDLGGPVNKAAYTFGVGLLASQTYAPMAAIMAAGMVPALGMGLATFLVKDKFEAGEREAGKASFVLGLCFISEGAIPFAAKDPMRVIPACMAGGALTGALSMMFGAQLMAPHGGLFVLLIPGAISPVLMYLVAIAAGTAVTGFGYAALKKMSSDKVEAQA, encoded by the coding sequence ATGAATATTACCATTATCACAGCTTGCCCTAGTGGCGTAGCAAACAGCATCATCGCCGCAGGCTTGTTAGAACAAGCGACAAAAGCACTGGGTTGGAACGCCGCTATTGAATGTCAATCAAGCGTGCTACCAGACTCAACCGTATCGCAAGACACTATCGACAGCAGCGACGTTGTGGTTATCGCAGCCAACACAAACGTTGATAAAGCGCGCTTTGTCGGCAAGAAAGTGTACCAATCGGCTATCTCTGAATGCACTGCAGATGCAAAAGCATTTCTAGAGAAAGCGGTAGCAGAAGCAACAGTATTAGACGCTTCTCAAGTTGAGACTACAGTGGAAGTGACTGGTACCTCAGTAAACTCTTCTACAACAGCAAGCACAGGCAGCAAAAAGATCGTAGCGATTACGGCTTGCCCGACTGGTGTTGCACACACCTTTATGGCAGCTGAAGCGCTTGAAGCAGAAGGCAAACGCCTAGGTCACCAAATCAAAGTGGAAACTCGCGGCTCTGTAGGTGCGAAGAACCAACTGACAGACCAAGAAATCGCAGACGCTGATCTTGTTATCATCGCGGCAGATATCGACGTTCCTCTTGATCGTTTTAACGGTAAAGCGCTGTACAAAACAACGACAAGCCCTGCTTTGAAGAAAACAAAGCAAGAGATGGAAAAAGCGTTCGCAGAAGCTAAACCATACCAACACACTGCTTCTTCAAATTCAGCACCTGCTGACGAGAAGAAAGGCGTGTACAAGCACCTAATGACTGGTGTTTCTCACATGCTTCCAGTAGTTGTTGCAGGTGGTTTGATCATCGCACTCTCTTTCGTGTTCGGTATCGAAGCGTTTAAAGAAGAAGGCACACTAGCGGCAGCACTGATGACTATCGGTGGTGGTTCTGCGTTCGCACTGATGATTCCTGTTCTTGCGGGTTTCATTGCATTCTCGATTGCTGACCGTCCGGGTCTGGCTCCAGGTCTAATCGGCGGTATGTTGGCGAGCTCAACAGGCGCAGGTTTCCTTGGTGGTATCGCAGCAGGTTTCATTGCCGGTTACGCAGCAAAATTCATTGCCGACAAAGTTCAACTTCCACAATCTATGGAAGCCCTCAAGCCAATCCTGATCATTCCGTTTATCGCGAGTTTGTTCACTGGTCTTGTGATGGTTTACATCGTGGGTGGCCCTGTTTCTGGCGTGATGAGCGCAATGACCACTTTCCTAAACAACATGGGAACGTCTAACGCGATTCTTCTGGGTGTGATTCTAGGCGCTATGATGTGTTTCGACCTTGGTGGCCCAGTAAACAAAGCCGCTTACACGTTTGGTGTTGGTCTACTGGCTTCGCAAACTTACGCACCAATGGCCGCTATCATGGCAGCAGGTATGGTTCCAGCTCTAGGTATGGGCCTTGCGACTTTCCTAGTGAAAGACAAGTTTGAAGCGGGCGAACGTGAAGCAGGTAAAGCATCATTCGTTCTTGGCCTATGTTTCATCTCTGAAGGTGCAATCCCATTCGCAGCGAAAGATCCAATGCGTGTTATCCCAGCTTGTATGGCAGGTGGCGCACTAACTGGTGCTCTATCAATGATGTTTGGTGCACAACTAATGGCTCCACACGGCGGCTTGTTCGTACTACTGATTCCTGGTGCTATCTCTCCGGTTCTTATGTACCTAGTGGCGATTGCAGCAGGTACGGCAGTAACAGGCTTTGGTTACGCAGCTCTTAAAAAAATGAGCAGCGATAAAGTGGAAGCCCAAGCTTAA
- the pfkB gene encoding 1-phosphofructokinase codes for MSDKQIKAVTVTLNPALDLTGAIDALNVGSVSLVNKGSLHAAGKGVNVAKVLSELGAKVTVTGFLGRNNEEAFCQLFEQMGATDRFIRVDGATRINVKLVENSGQVSDINFPGVPVNADAIKAFEETLLELAETHEYFVIAGSLPQGVSPELCASWVQRLRDLGKKVLFDSSRDALKAGINAQPWLIKPNDEELSQLFNAELTTRDQCQHAGQALSEKGIDNIVVSLGAEGVMWLNQGEWLHAQPPRMQVVSTVGAGDTLVAGLCWGHMQQMPKPELIKFATALSALAVSQVGVGITSQQELDSVLQNIQLQSLSAPTSQLDTSK; via the coding sequence ATGTCTGATAAACAAATCAAAGCCGTTACCGTTACGCTAAACCCTGCTCTTGACCTAACTGGCGCTATCGACGCACTGAACGTGGGTTCAGTGAGCTTGGTAAACAAAGGTTCTCTTCATGCTGCGGGCAAAGGCGTTAATGTAGCAAAAGTACTTTCAGAGCTTGGCGCGAAAGTGACCGTAACAGGTTTCCTTGGTCGCAATAACGAAGAAGCATTCTGCCAACTGTTTGAACAAATGGGCGCAACTGACCGCTTCATCCGTGTAGATGGCGCAACTCGTATCAACGTGAAATTGGTAGAGAACTCAGGTCAAGTTAGCGACATCAACTTCCCAGGTGTTCCTGTTAATGCTGACGCGATTAAAGCGTTTGAAGAAACCTTGTTAGAGCTGGCCGAAACACACGAATACTTCGTGATTGCAGGCAGCTTGCCACAAGGCGTATCGCCAGAGCTTTGCGCTTCTTGGGTACAACGCTTGCGTGACCTAGGTAAAAAGGTGCTGTTCGACAGCAGCCGTGACGCACTTAAAGCCGGTATCAATGCACAACCTTGGTTAATTAAGCCAAACGATGAAGAGCTGTCTCAGCTGTTCAATGCAGAGCTGACAACACGTGACCAATGCCAACACGCAGGCCAAGCCCTAAGTGAAAAAGGCATCGATAACATCGTGGTATCACTTGGCGCAGAAGGCGTGATGTGGCTAAACCAAGGTGAATGGTTACATGCTCAGCCACCGCGTATGCAAGTGGTAAGCACAGTAGGTGCAGGTGACACATTAGTCGCAGGCCTGTGTTGGGGTCACATGCAACAGATGCCAAAACCAGAACTTATTAAATTCGCAACCGCCCTATCTGCTCTAGCAGTTTCACAGGTAGGCGTGGGCATCACCAGCCAACAAGAGCTGGATTCAGTACTACAAAATATCCAATTACAGTCGCTTAGTGCTCCAACTAGCCAGTTAGACACAAGCAAATAG
- a CDS encoding sensor histidine kinase encodes MKHPDMNRVSIKRDIYLYLFGIVVLLTAIYSLMVSQSYHIGLNESAKYGFLYELEVAEQQYIETGQLPDYQNPTFQAFLSYSGLPVKFQQTFDWKAFDNDAIYEHYEQSANNDSGQYLYAAKHPISGSDEALYIISEYDEAIYLNLFELNPPDSVNQINNAFIAIGVLLLLVFLIIRLLIHRVTKPIITLSKWSESLDVGNTEGLTQFRYKEIDQLASQLVKSVQGERQANERESFFLRAASHELRTPIATISASGDMLVRLSETIPNSGQRAVARIQRSATNMKALVTTLLWMSRNNERETNYEQIKLTPLLNNIIESQRYLLKNKEVEIHTKVDQGKHSLPRELTEVVITNLVRNAFQHGGNGDICITLTEHQFEVTNRLEDENLTNDSEQQTSFGIGLELIDRVCQNQGWRFTHETHNNEFIVKVIL; translated from the coding sequence ATGAAACACCCGGACATGAATCGAGTCAGTATCAAGCGTGATATCTACCTCTACTTATTTGGCATCGTCGTATTACTCACTGCCATCTACAGCTTGATGGTGTCTCAGAGCTATCATATTGGTCTCAATGAATCGGCAAAATATGGATTTCTGTATGAGTTGGAAGTGGCAGAGCAGCAATACATCGAAACAGGGCAACTGCCAGACTACCAAAACCCAACATTCCAAGCCTTTCTAAGTTATTCAGGTCTGCCCGTTAAGTTTCAACAAACCTTTGATTGGAAAGCGTTTGATAACGATGCAATTTATGAACACTACGAGCAATCAGCTAACAATGATTCAGGCCAATACCTCTATGCAGCCAAGCATCCGATATCAGGTAGCGACGAAGCGTTATACATCATTTCTGAATACGACGAAGCCATCTACTTGAATCTATTCGAGCTGAACCCACCTGATTCCGTCAACCAAATTAACAATGCCTTCATTGCCATCGGCGTCCTATTACTCTTGGTGTTCTTGATCATTCGTCTTCTGATACATCGAGTTACTAAACCGATCATTACGCTATCAAAATGGTCTGAATCTCTGGATGTTGGCAACACTGAAGGGCTGACTCAGTTTCGATACAAAGAAATCGACCAGTTGGCTTCGCAGCTTGTTAAGAGCGTACAAGGTGAGCGTCAGGCCAATGAGCGTGAGAGCTTTTTCTTAAGAGCAGCTAGCCACGAGTTAAGAACACCGATTGCCACTATTTCAGCCAGTGGGGATATGCTGGTTCGGTTGTCTGAAACTATCCCTAACAGTGGTCAACGAGCGGTAGCGCGAATCCAACGCTCAGCCACCAACATGAAAGCCTTGGTAACAACGCTGCTGTGGATGAGTCGCAATAACGAGAGAGAAACCAACTATGAGCAAATCAAGCTTACTCCTCTACTCAATAATATTATCGAAAGCCAACGTTATCTTCTCAAAAACAAAGAAGTAGAGATCCACACCAAGGTCGATCAAGGCAAACACTCCCTTCCCCGCGAGTTAACTGAGGTTGTGATCACCAACTTAGTCCGAAATGCATTCCAACATGGTGGCAACGGAGATATATGTATCACACTGACAGAACATCAGTTTGAGGTGACCAACCGTTTGGAAGATGAAAACCTAACAAACGACTCAGAACAGCAAACCTCTTTTGGTATCGGCCTAGAGCTCATTGATCGCGTTTGCCAGAACCAAGGTTGGCGTTTTACTCATGAAACCCACAACAATGAGTTCATCGTTAAAGTCATACTGTAG
- a CDS encoding response regulator transcription factor — protein MSINALLIEDDSDLAEAIADYMELDGFEFDFAYNGAAGLNLALEGQYDIILTDINMPKMDGLDVCQSLRQQGVTTPILMLTARDTLQDKIAGFEVGSDDYLVKPFAMEELKVRLMALVRRSQGSVTSLSVADLKLDLDKHQALRDGKLLKLSPVCWRMLVMLVRNSPNVVSKAKLEEAWEDEMPSSDSVKAHLFKLRQVVDAPFDSKLIHTVHGIGVVLHEEPS, from the coding sequence ATGAGCATTAACGCCCTGTTGATTGAAGACGACAGTGACTTAGCAGAAGCCATTGCAGATTATATGGAACTCGATGGGTTTGAATTCGACTTTGCCTATAACGGCGCAGCAGGGCTTAACCTCGCCTTAGAGGGGCAATATGACATTATCCTCACCGACATCAACATGCCTAAAATGGATGGACTCGATGTGTGTCAGTCACTTCGACAGCAAGGCGTTACTACACCCATTCTGATGTTAACGGCGAGAGATACGTTGCAAGACAAGATCGCTGGCTTCGAGGTTGGATCGGACGACTATTTAGTGAAGCCTTTTGCAATGGAAGAGCTAAAAGTACGGCTCATGGCGCTAGTGCGTCGTTCTCAAGGTTCGGTGACGTCGCTGTCTGTCGCAGATCTCAAACTGGACTTAGACAAGCACCAAGCCCTTAGAGACGGCAAGCTATTGAAGCTCTCACCAGTATGTTGGCGAATGCTTGTGATGCTAGTGCGAAACAGCCCTAACGTGGTGAGCAAAGCCAAGCTTGAAGAAGCATGGGAAGACGAAATGCCAAGCTCTGACAGCGTGAAAGCACACCTGTTTAAGCTTCGCCAAGTGGTTGATGCGCCCTTTGACTCAAAACTAATTCACACGGTTCATGGTATTGGTGTGGTCTTGCATGAGGAGCCATCATGA
- the cra gene encoding catabolite repressor/activator, translating to MTLDEIAKLAGVSKTTASYVINGKAQKYRISEKTQQKVMAVVEEYNYRPDHAASSLRAGNSRSFGLIIPDLENSSYARLAKLIEQNSRKVGYQILIGCSDDDAETERKVAEALVSRRIDALLVASSMPDANEFYLKLQNSGTPVIAIDRPLDDEHFACVISEDFEAAFELTHSILDDSIHSVGLIGALPDLNISRERQLGFEAANKAHTQQTGLAEIKPMVVGYGEHFDRESGREVFEDWIAKGTVPDAIVTMSYTLLEGVLDVMVEKPELINQVKLATFGDNRLLDFLPFKVHSLPQQFEVIADSAFALALNASAKRYQAGIELVPRSLVKRG from the coding sequence ATGACACTTGATGAAATTGCTAAATTGGCTGGAGTATCGAAAACCACGGCCAGTTATGTCATCAACGGCAAGGCGCAGAAATACAGAATCAGTGAAAAGACTCAGCAGAAAGTCATGGCGGTTGTGGAAGAGTATAACTACCGACCAGACCATGCTGCTTCGTCGCTGCGTGCTGGTAATAGCCGTTCATTTGGTTTGATTATTCCTGATCTGGAAAACAGCAGTTATGCGCGTTTAGCAAAACTGATAGAGCAGAACTCACGTAAAGTGGGCTATCAGATTTTGATTGGCTGTTCAGATGATGACGCTGAAACCGAGCGAAAGGTCGCTGAAGCTTTGGTCAGTCGTCGTATTGATGCTTTGCTGGTGGCGAGCTCAATGCCAGACGCCAATGAGTTCTACTTGAAGCTGCAAAACTCAGGCACACCCGTAATCGCGATTGACCGTCCTTTAGATGATGAGCACTTTGCCTGCGTGATCAGTGAAGATTTCGAAGCTGCATTTGAACTAACGCATTCGATTCTCGATGACAGCATTCATAGTGTTGGCTTGATAGGTGCACTACCTGATTTAAATATCTCACGTGAACGTCAGCTGGGTTTTGAAGCGGCGAATAAAGCACATACTCAACAAACAGGGCTAGCAGAAATCAAGCCGATGGTTGTGGGTTATGGAGAACACTTTGATAGAGAATCAGGGCGCGAGGTTTTTGAAGACTGGATAGCTAAAGGCACAGTTCCTGATGCGATTGTGACTATGTCTTACACCTTATTAGAGGGTGTGCTGGATGTGATGGTTGAAAAGCCAGAGCTGATCAATCAAGTAAAACTGGCAACCTTTGGTGATAACCGACTGCTCGACTTCTTGCCTTTTAAAGTCCACTCACTGCCGCAGCAATTCGAAGTGATTGCCGATAGTGCTTTTGCACTTGCTTTGAACGCGTC